The sequence TCCCGCGCGGTCCTGGGGTCGTCCGGCCAGGTGCGCAGGAGCGCGCCCGCGAGGAGCTGGGCCGAGGGCCCCTCCTCCAGCTCGTCCAGGGCGATGAGCCGGGCCGCGAAACCGGGCGCGACGAGCCGGTGCCGGGAGGTGACCAGCAGCCGGTGGGTGTCCCCGGCCGGTACGAGGTCCCGCACCTGGGCCACCGAACCGGCGTCGTCCGCGACGACCAGCACCCGCTGCCCGGCCTGGGCGTACGCCGCCAGCCGCGCCCGGTACAGGGCCAGTTGGCCTTGCGGTGAGGGCGGCAGGTCGGTGTCCCGGATCCCGAGGTGGCCCAACAGCTCCTGCACGGCCTGCGGCCCGCTCACGCCGCCGTCGGGGGCGTAGCCGCGCAGGGACAGGAAGAAGACCCGGTCCGCGAACCAGCCCAGTTCCACGGCCCGATGGGCCGTCGCCACGGCCAGCGCGCTCTTGCCGACGCCCGCCAGCCCGGCCACGACGGCCACGGGGGATCCACCGTCGGCGAGCAGGGCGAGCAGTTCCCGGACCGGCCCGTCCCGCCCGACCAGCACGGCGGGGGCCTCGGGCAGGCCGAGCAGGGCTTGTGGTGCGGGCCCGGCGCCGGGCTCGTACACGTACTGGTCCCCGGCGATCTGCGTGATCTGCGATTCGCCGCTGGCCTTGGCCCACTGCTCGACACCCACACGGCCGAAGCTAGCGGCTCAACGGAACTCGCACCACACCACCTTGCCCGGGGCGCGGGGCAGCACGCCCCAGGCGTCGGCGAGCGCGGCAACGAGGTCGAGCCCCCGCCCGCCCTCCGCGCCGGGTGGCAGGGCCGTGGTCCTGGACAGCCCGGGTCCGCTGTCGTGCACCTCGATGCGGACGGCGGCGTCCTCGAAGCCGAACAGCCGCAGCAGGTACCCACGGCCGGGCGGGACCCCGTGGCGCAGGGCGTTGGTGGCCAGCTCGCTCACGCAGAGCAACATCTCGTCCCGGCGCGATGTCACACCCCAGGCGTGCAAGGTGTCACGTGTGAACTGCCGCGCGGCCGCGACCGTTCGGGGTGAGCGCAGGTAGAGCCGGTCGCGCACGAGGGCCGCCTGAATAGTTGGTTTCACGGGACGATCGTCGCGTTCCGTGACTAGCGTGTGGCAGTACGCCAACCCGTACGCGCATATCCAGTACGGGTTGGTACGGGTACTTCGCGGGCGCAGGTGGGGAGTTCACGTTCATGCCACCAAGGAAAAGGGCACGGCCCAACTCGACAGCGATGCGGATGGTCGGCGAGCAGGTCGCCGTCTGCCGACTCGCCAAGGGACTGACCCAGAAGGAACTAGGGAAGCGGGTGGGCCTCCAGGAGGAGAGCGTCGCCTCCATCGAGCAGGGCCGGCGGCCGCTGATGCCGGACGTGGCGGAGCTGATGGACCGGGAGTTGGGGCTGCCCGGCGTACTCGCGGTCGCTGCGCACAAGATGCCGCAGGTCGATGTGATCCCGCCATGGGCAGAGCCGCTGATCAAGCTGGAGCAGAAGGCAGCAACCCTGTCCTCGTACCAGAACCAGGTCGTTCCGGGCCTGCTCCAGACAAAGGCCTACGCCGAGGCGGTCTTCCGCAGCCGCCTCCCGCTCTACACCGACGACGAGGTCGCGGACCAGATGACGGCCCGACTCGACCGTCAGACCACACTGAGGCGCGAGAAACCGATGCTCGCCAGTTTCGTCATCTGGGAGCCAGCCCTCCAGTGCCCACTGGGCGGCCTGGAGGTCCTACGGGACCAGCTCCGCCACCTGCTGACCTGCTCCGAGCTGACGGGCGTGTCCATCCAGGTTCTGCCCCTGGGCCGCACCCACCACCCGGCCCTGGACGGACCCTTCGTTCTGCTGGAAACCCCGGAACACCAGCACATCGCGTACATCGAGAGCCAACGCGGCAGCCTGGTCGTCTCTGACCTCGAAGA comes from Streptomyces sp. NBC_01408 and encodes:
- a CDS encoding helix-turn-helix transcriptional regulator produces the protein MPPRKRARPNSTAMRMVGEQVAVCRLAKGLTQKELGKRVGLQEESVASIEQGRRPLMPDVAELMDRELGLPGVLAVAAHKMPQVDVIPPWAEPLIKLEQKAATLSSYQNQVVPGLLQTKAYAEAVFRSRLPLYTDDEVADQMTARLDRQTTLRREKPMLASFVIWEPALQCPLGGLEVLRDQLRHLLTCSELTGVSIQVLPLGRTHHPALDGPFVLLETPEHQHIAYIESQRGSLVVSDLEEVSILSQRYAMLRTQALNPEETRDLLKRLLGDP
- a CDS encoding ATP-binding protein, producing the protein MKPTIQAALVRDRLYLRSPRTVAAARQFTRDTLHAWGVTSRRDEMLLCVSELATNALRHGVPPGRGYLLRLFGFEDAAVRIEVHDSGPGLSRTTALPPGAEGGRGLDLVAALADAWGVLPRAPGKVVWCEFR